The genomic segment AGCTCCTtcttgtggtggtggtgcgtcgGTGCAAAAGGTGCCGTGTCATGAAGGTACCTGGGTATGTGTGTTTGCCAAGCAGACACGAAAAACACGGCATCGGCTCCCGCGGAAAACACGCCGCCCGTCCATGGATGTAGCGTGACGAGTGTGAGGCGCAGAAAGGATCgtgaaaaggagggggagtgcAAAAGGAGAAGTTGACACGATGCAGGGGGGTGCCATCACATGCCCAGAGAatgcttttttttcctttttcatGCGATGGTGGTGAGGCCAGCTGTAGCCTAGCCGGTGCGCTCGAAGgcaggggaagagaaggggatGTAGTGCGAACATAAACGCGCATGCCCGCTTCGTACACAAGATGCACCAAAGGGCCCCACACCtcacggcagcgcacaccTCTCCCGAAGAGAGGAAAGAGGCAACGGCCTCCCTCACTCCTTAGCCCCTCGCCTGCAGTGGCAGCACGTGCTGTATAAAGTGAGccacagcacgcgcgcaccccGCATACCTGCCagccgcatcggcgccgctcacCACATAGTTGCTCCAGTTGTGTCTTTAAAAGAAATGATAACGGAAAGAAAAGCAATGggctctccctttctctccaggaggaaagaaaaagggcgGGGCCAACGCTGCAAAGCACAAGGGACAAgaacaaaacagaaaagtCTCTGACAGAGTCCATCTGGCATCCGCGAGATGGACCGTGTGCGGCTTACGCGGTGGTCATCTCGGCAAGCAGCTCAGCATGCTCGTCGGTCGGATCGCGGCTGGGCTCCGTGTCCGCCCAGAGGTCGGGCGTGAGGAAGCCGTAGGTCTTGCGCAGGGCGTAGAACGTGGCCATGATCAGGTtgccgtgcgtgcgggtTTTGCCACGGGAGCTCGTGTACACGTCCTCGACACCGGCAAACTCGAGGATCTTCTTGGGCACGGGGGCCGCGACAATGCCGGTACCGCGGGGCGCGGGCACGAGACGGACCGCGACGGAACCGCACTTGCCTGTCACCTTCATCGGAATCGTGTGTGGCTCACCAATTTTGTTGCCCCAGTAgccgcggcgcaccggcacGATGTTGAGCTTGGCCGCAATCATTGAGGCGCGAATCGCCAGCGACACCTCCTTGCCGACGCGGGCACCGATGCCGATGTGGCCGTCACAGTCGCCGACGACGTTGAATGCCTTGAAGCGGGTGCGCTGGCCGGCCGATGTGGCCTTCTGCACGGGGTAGATCTTCATCATCTCGTCGTGCAGCTGGCCCTCAGCGATGAGGGTGTCGACGATCTGGTGCTCCTTGATGGGCATCGAGAAGAGGAAGATCTCTTC from the Leishmania major strain Friedlin complete genome, chromosome 32 genome contains:
- a CDS encoding 40S ribosomal protein S2; its protein translation is MADARPAENPGVEAPRAERNFGRGRGGRGGRGRGRGGPGEEKEWVPCTKLGRLVKAQKVTSLEEIFLFSMPIKEHQIVDTLIAEGQLHDEMMKIYPVQKATSAGQRTRFKAFNVVGDCDGHIGIGARVGKEVSLAIRASMIAAKLNIVPVRRGYWGNKIGEPHTIPMKVTGKCGSVAVRLVPAPRGTGIVAAPVPKKILEFAGVEDVYTSSRGKTRTHGNLIMATFYALRKTYGFLTPDLWADTEPSRDPTDEHAELLAEMTTA